Within Dysgonomonas sp. HDW5A, the genomic segment CGAAATAGTACAAGTTTCATTTTTTTGATTGACGGTAATTGAAATTTCTACAACACCGTCTTTTGCTGTAAACTTAAATGCGTTCGAAAGCAGGTTATATATTATTTTATCGACTTTCCGGCGATCAATATACATCCTCAAAGATTCCGATTGAGTGTTGAGTGTATAAGTAATATTCTTGCGTTCGGCAATCTCCTGAAATCCCGAATAAATCTCCTGTATAAACTCTATCAAGTCTATCTCCTCCAAATCGAGAGTGAGAACATTATTTTGCAGTTTTCTAAACTCCAGCAATTGATCTATCAATCGGCTCAGAATATTAGAGTTCCGACCTAAAATAGCAAGCTGTTTTCTGATATTATCGGGGATATTAGTTTGGTCGTTCATATTTTCCATCGCTCCCTGAATGAGCGTTAAAGGAGTCCTGAATTCATGAGAAATATTGGTGAAGAAGCGTAACTTATGATTGGTCAGTTGCTTCTCTACCTGAACCGCATTGTTCAGTTTTCCGAATTTATAGATTAAACGGAAAGCAAAATACAACGCAACGATTAATAACAGGCTATAAAGAATATAGGCATAAGTAGATTTCCAGAAAGGAGGTGTAACCTCTACTTCTATCTGAGTAATTTTATCGCTCCACACACCATCGCTATTGGCACCCCGTACCTTAAATATATATTTTCCGGCAGGCAGATTTTTGTAAGTTGCACTATTGTCATGTTTGGGAGTACTCCATTTCTTATCGTAATTTTCGAGCATATATGAGTATAGGTTCTTTTCGGGTGAACGTAATGTAAGTGATGCAAATTGTATGGTGAATGTATTTTGCTTGTAGCTTAAATTTATTTTATCAGAAAAAGAAATTGATTTCTTTAAGGGGGAATTAGAATTCCCTACTTCAGCTTTCTGATCGTACAAAAAGAAGTTGGTGAAAGTTACAGGAGGTGTATTCTTTTCGGCAACAAAACTCTTCGGATTGAAAATGAGTAAACCATCGAGGCTTCCCCAAAACATATTTCCATTCAGGCACTTAAGATTCGCATTTTCATTAAAATGATTGCCATACGTGTTTTCCGAAAAATGGAAATTGGTAAATGAATTGTACTTTTTATCAAACTTCGAAATACCGTTTTCGCTACTGATCCACAATTGATGATTCTCATCCTCAAGAATCCCCGAAACAATATCTCCCGACAAGCCATTGGTGGTAGTGAAAAATTCAAACATACCTTCCCCATTAATATCTCCCAGATACTTGTTAAGTCCCCCTCCGGCAGTGCCTATCCAGATTTGCCCGTCTTCGTCTTCATAAATCGTTTTCACATCGTTGCTGCTTAACGTATTTTCCTTTTGAAGATTCAGTTTGTAGGCGATGAAATCCAAAGGATTAGCAATAATATTTTCGGGTTTGAATTTAATGATTCCGTCACTCGTTCCCACCCATATAAGACCTTTGCTGTCCTGATAAATGGTGCGTATATAACGCCTGTTACCTTCCTGATTGAATAACTGAATAAATGATGATGTGCTCTTATCTTCTTTCAACAGGTTGATACCTCCTCCAAACGAACCTACCCAAAGGCGGTTTTTATTATCTAACAATAGGCTGAATATCGAATTGTTACTGAGGCTGTTCGGATTACTCGGGTCATTCTTATAATGTGCTATTTGCTTAAAAGTTTTGGTGTCGAAAAGGTAAAGACCATTGCCTTTAGTACCTACCCACATACCTGCTTTTTTGTCTTCGGTTATGGTATACGGATTCAAATCCTCGTAAACATGTTTAATCGTTTTTATTTGATGGTCATATACATACAAGCTTCCGTTTTTTGTGCCTACCCAGATATTGTTGTTCGAATCTTCGTAAATCGTTTTTACACTGTTATTCTTACCGATCGATATTTTGTTTTCGGGTCTTATATACTGTATATCGTAATTGGGCTTTATGGCTTTTATTATGCCTGCATATTCGCTGCCTAACCATAGGTTGCCGAATTTGTCTTCGGTAATCGACAGTAAATAATCGGAGCTTAAGCTGTTTTCACCCAACTTATATTTGTAATTCTGAAGGTATTCGCTTTTAGGATCATAAGAAAACAAACCGTTTCCATAGGTGGTAATCCAGATAATGTCCTTCGAATCTATAAAAACATTGTATCGCTCTTCATCTATAATATTTATGATATTCTGAGGAATCAGTTGCAATTTTTTCACCTCACTATTTTGGATATTATAATACCATATATAGCCTGTATGATTAAATATCCAGATGTTTTGTTCCTTATCAATAATAAGCTGAATATTTCCTTTTAGATCGCTATCTTTTGCCCATCCGGGAGTTGTATATTCGCTGTTTCGGGTATTAAAAAACTGAATACCTGATGATTTGGTAACCACAAGCAACTGATCTATTTTGGTCTTAGCCATATCTGTAAGGATAGGCGAAGCTTGCATGCTTGTATTTGCTTCAAATACCTTTCTTTTTATATCATAAATCAATACACCTACCTGCTCTGTCGAAAAATATATTTTACCATTCGATTCTACCGCTTTCGTCGTATGATATACCGTATTTTTATTGAAGAAGCTTTCGGCTTTATCTTCACTGATTTTATACAATCCCGATTCACCGCCATACCATATTGAGCCTTTAGAGTCTTCGAACAAAAATCGTCCGTTTCTTTTATTATCAGACGGAATATCGGTAAGAAAGCTTTTAGACGTAAAGCCTTGTTTGGTCTTTCGTATTCTTAAACAACCATTTGTATTTCCCCATAGCCATATATCGCCGTTATTGGCTTCATAATAATAGGTGTAATACTGAGAGTTTTTCTCCTGAATATTCTGCTGATAATCAATAAACGATTCCGTGACGGGATCATAACAACAAAACACATTCTTGTAAGTTTTAATCCAGAGATACCCGTTTCTGTCCTCGAATAAGTTTTTAATCCGATGGTCTATCAATGATTTTGGATTTCCTATTTGCGGTTTGTAAGTCACAATCTGATATCCGTCGTATCGATTAAGTCCGTCTAAAGTTCCTGCCCAGATGAATCCTTTATTATCCTGTAATATATCCCTTACCGTATTTTGAGACAGTCCGTCTTTGGTAGTTATTTGAGAAAAATGAAGCTCGCTATTCTTCGCAGTTACCAAATGTGTAATAGCAAAAAAGAGCATGCTAATACATATGGTGATTATGTTATTCATAGTAACAGGTATTTTAAAGGTTTCGTATTCAAATTTAAAAGAAAAACTGACATGTGAATTAATAGTGTCAAATAATATAGTTGAATGGACAAATTTCCATGTTTTGTTTCGTTTTATGAAGATACTTTTGATGAACCTTAAATCTAAAAACACAATTACCATGAAACAATATGTGAGAACTTTTCCCAAAATATTGTCTGTGATACTCTTTATCCTCTCAGCAATCAGTAGTTCGGCGATGCCCACTCTGAAAGGAAATCAAAGGGTGAAATATAACTTTAATTCTCAGTGGCTTTTAAAAACAGGAGATGTTGAAGGCGGTCAAAAAGTCGATATTAACGATGCTTCATGGAGTAAAATCACATTGCCCAGAGCTTTTAATGAAGACGATGCTTTTAAACTGCCCATTGAAGATCATACAACCGGTATTGTGTGGTATCGAAAGCATTTTAAACTACCAGCAAAAGATAAAGGAAAGAAAATATTCCTAGAATTTGAAGGTATTCGTTTTGCAGGAGAATTCTACTTAAATGGCAAGCAGATAAGTATACACGAAAATGGCGTGATGGCTTTCGGTTTTGACATTACTGACGATGTTTTTTTCGGGAACAAAGAAAATGTTTTAGCTGTCCGCATTGATAATTCGTGGAAATATGCCGAGCGTGCCACAGGTACTACTTATCAGTGGAATAATATAAATTTCAATGCAAACTACGGAGGTATTCCCAAGAACGTCTTTCTACATGTGACAGATAAAGTATATCAGACTCTTCCTCTGTATAGTAATCTCAAAACTACAGGAACATATATTTATGCACGAGAAATAAACATTAGCAAAAAAAACGCTCAGGTATTTGCAGAATCGGAAGTCAGGAATGAATATTCGGTAGATAAAGCAGTCAGCTTCGAAATGCAGATAGAAGACATGAACGGTCATGTGATAAAAAAGATTAAATCATCGTCCATTGACTTAAAAGCAGGAGAAACCAAAACTATTGGAGTGAATAGTTTGGTTGATAATCTTGAATTTTGGAGTTGGGGATATGGCTATTTATACAATGTATATACAACTCTCTATGTAGACAATATTCCCGTAGATGTGGTGAAAACGAGAACAGGTTTTCGTAAAACCGCTTTCAGAAATGGAATGGTAGAGCTAAACGATCGTGTTTTGCAAATGAAAGGCTATGCCCAGCGTACCAGTAACGAATGGCCTGCCGTGGGTATGTCTGTACCTGCTTGGCTGAGCGATTTCAGCAATCGGTTGATTGTCGAAGGCAATGGTAATTTGGTTCGATGGATGCACGTAACCCCGTGGAAACAGGATGTAGAATCGTGTGACAGAGTGGGGCTTATACAAGCTATGCCTGCCGGAGATGCCGAAAAAGATGTTACAGGCAGACAGTGGAAGCAACGTGTTGAGCTGATGCGAGATGCCATTATTTACAATCGCAACAATCCGAGTATTCTTTTCTATGAATCGGGCAATGAATCTATCAGCGAGGAACATATGGCAGGCATGAAGGCTGTAAGAGATCGTTACGATCCTTATGGAGGACGTGCCATCGGTTCACGTGAAATGTTGGACAGTAAGATTGCAGAGTATGGAGGCGAAATGCTTTACATAAATAAAAGTGCCCATATACCCATGTGGGCAACAGAGTATTGCAGAGATGAGGCACTCCGTAAATATTGGGATGAATTTACTCCCCCTTATCACAAAAATGGCGATGGTCCTTTGCATAAAGGGCAGGACGCAAGTGCGTATAATCACAATCAGGATTCGTTTGCAAAAGAAACAGTTGCTCGTTGGTACGACTATTTCAGAGTACGTCCCGGAAGAGGGAAGCGTGTAAGTTCGGGAGGTACAAATATTATCTTTTCGGATTCCAATACCCATTATCGGGGTGCTGAAAATTACAGGCGAAGCGGCGAAGTCGATGCCATGCGTATTCCTAAGGATGCTTTCTATGCCCATCGGGTGATGTGGGATGGATGGGTAGATGTCGAAAACCATCGCACTCATATTGTCGGACATTGGAATTATACGCCTCAAACCGTAAAAGATGTGTTTGTAGTATCGTCGGGCGATCAGGTCGAATTATTTATTAACGGGCAATCGCAAGGGATGGGCGAACGGAGCTATCAGTTTTTATTTACATTTAAAAATATACAATGGCAGGCAGGCAAAATTGAAGCTATAAGTTATGACAATAATAAAACGATATTAAGCAGAAGCGAAATAAAAACGGCAGGAGATCCTGTCGCTTTGAAAATGAAAGTAATGCACGCCCCCGATGGATTTAAAGCAGATGGTGCAGACTTGGCACTGATTGAAGTCGAAACAATTGATAAAGACGGAAACCGTTGTCCCACCTCCGAAGTATTGGCTTCTTTCTCACTTTCGGGAGCTGCCGAATGGCGTGGAGGCATTGCACAAGGCAAAGATAATTATATATTATCTAAAGAATTACCTCTCGAAGCAGGAGTCAATCGTGTATTAGTAAGATCAACTAACACTTCGGGAAAAATTACATTGACAGCATCGGCGAAAGGCTTGAAACCGGCTACCGTTTCTTTCGAATCTATTCCCTTTAAACAAAAAGACGGACTTGCAGAATATATCAGTGGCGAATATCAACCCTCTAATTTAGAGAGAGGTAAAACTCCTGTAGGAGCGTCTTTTAAACCTTCCAGACAAAGTATCGATATTGTTGCAGCAACCGCAGGCAGCAACGAAGATAAAGCAAAGCTCAGCTACGATGATAACGAACTCTCGGAATGGACTAACGATGGAAATATCCGTACAGGATGGATAAAATACGAATTGGAACGGGATGCAACCATATCTGAAATAGAACTCAAACTCACAGGATGGAGAATGCGCAGTTATCCGATCATTATTACCGTTGATGATGTTGAAGTTTACAGAGGCGACACCGAAAAGAGCCTGGGTTACATTTCTATTCCCATAAAACCGACAAGAGGACGCTTTGTTAAGATTCAGCTAATGGGGCAAAGCAGCGATGAGGACGCTTTTGGCGGTATTGTGGAAGTTACGGGAACAAAAGAGCTCGATTTGTATAAAGATCCTAAAGCCTTAGATGCTAAAGGACAGCTCCGTATTGTAGAGGCTGAGATTTATGAAGCCCTATAAATGATCCTAAAGTCTTATTTTCTATGCTTCTGTACAAAAATACATTTGTGCCGATAGTCTTGTAGCCTACTTTCGTCGATGATTTAATAAATATAAACACAAGAGCCATGAAAAATTAAACAAACCTTAATTCCCGATCACAGAATCGGAAGAGAAAAACCTGATCTAAGAATTACTTAAATTAAAAATCCATGAGAAATAAACTAAAAACGAATCAATGTCTTGTATTCAAAACAAGATACATGTTTTTGACGATGATCTTTTTGCTTTTGTCTGTTGTTTCGTATGCACAACAGAAAACAATCAAAGGATCTGTTTATGATGAAAATAACGAGCCTATAATCGGAGCTTCGGTTAGTGTAAAGGGTACTTCGGTAGGAACAATAACCGATCTGGATGGATTATTTTCGATCCAGGCAAATGCCTCCGATGTTTTGGATGTTGCTTATATAGGGTATATCAAACAATCGATTCCGGTAAGTGGACAGTCACAAATAAAAGTGATACTTAAAGAGGATGCTAAATTACTCGATGAAGTAGTGGTAGTAGGATATGGTATTATGAAAAAGAGTGACGTTACGGGTGCAATGGTAAATGTGAGTTCCGAAGATATACGGAAACTACCTGTGGCAAATGCCTTGCAAGCTATGCAGGGGCGTGCAGCTGGTGTGGATATAACTTCTAACGAACGCCCCGGAGAACTGGGTAAAATACTAATTCGTGGTAGCCGTTCTTTGAATGCAAGTAATTCGCCTCTGTATGTAGTGGATGGAATTCCTCTTGCATCAGGAGGTATCGAAGCACTGAACCCTCTCGATATAGAATCAATAGATGTACTCAAAGATGCTTCGGCAACAGCCGTATTCGGTTCAAAAGGAGCCAATGGAGTTGTTTTGGTAACGACCAAAAGAGGTAAAAGCGGTAAAATGACTTTGGACTATTCGGGAATAGTAACTTTTGAAAATATGTATGATCGGACAACGATGATGAATTCTCCACAATATGTAGAATTCCGTCGCGATGCTTTCCGCCGTGCGGCAAAAAATACGTATCCCGAAACTCCTACTATTGAGGCTGACAAAGCAATATTCGGGCAAGACCCGATTGCATGGGCAAATATCGAAAAAGGATGGGCTAACGGAACTTATCACGGAAGTTTGATACCTACTACCGATTGGACAGATATGGTATTAAGAACCGGATTGACTCACGAGCATACCTTAAGTGCAAGTGGTGGTACCGATAAAATGAGAACACACACTTCTTTTGGATACCTGAATCAGGAAGGAACCCAAAAAGGACAGGATTTTGAGCGTTACAATGTCAAAATAAGTACCGATGTAAATCCGACCAAGTGGTTTTCGTTAGGAGCTTCTATTACAGGTACATGGAGCGTGCAGAATTACGGCTACTCAACATCTAATGCAACCGGTCCCGGTAACTTGTATTTTGCCGCTCAGGCCATGTTGCCCTATGCAGTACCTTTTGATGAAAACGGTAACCGTATCAATATGCCGGGTGGTGATGTTAATATCTTAAACCCGATAGGTGACGATAAATATGTGATAAACGAACGTACAACTTTACGTACTCTGGGAAGTTTTTATGCCGAGATTAAGTTTATGGAAGGATTGCGTTATCGCATCAATTTCGGTCCCGATTTTTATAATTTCAGAAACGGGCGTTTTATGGATGAAAGATCCTCTAACAGAGGTGCAGGAGAACCCGGTTCTACCAATTATGCACAATTGAATAAAACACAACGACTATCGTGGACATTAGATAACTTAATCTATTATGATAAAACATTTAATAAAGAACACAATCTGGGAATAACCTTGTTGCAAAGTTCTTCTAAGTTTCATGAAGAAACTTCGACCATGACAGCCAGTAATCTTCCTTGGAATAGTCAGCTATGGAATCAGTTGAACTCAGTTAGTGCACTCGATGCATTCGGATCGGGTTTGGTAGAAACTCAATTGTTGTCCTATATGGCTCGTGCCAATTACAGTTTTAACAGTAAATATATGTTGACTGCATCGGCTCGTTGGGATGGAGCATCTCAGTTGGCAGAAGGTAATAAATGGGACTTTTTTCCATCGGCTGCCATTGGCTGGCGTTTGGATGAAGAACAATTCCTTAAAAACCAGACATGGATCAATCAAATGAAATTGCGTTTAGGCGTTGGTTCTACGGGTAACTCTGCGATCTCTGCTTATCAGACTAAAGGGGGAATAGAAACTCTTTATTATACATGGGGAGCATTGGTTGCTCCGGGGTATGTTCAGTCCGATCCTTCCATGAAAGACCCTATTGTGATGCCCGATAAAAATCTAGGATGGGAACGTACTACCCAATGGAATCTTGGACTTGATTTTAGTTTCTTTAATAACCGTCTTACCGGTAATTTAGACCTTTATACATCTACCACCAGCGATTTGTTGATGCAAAGAGACATTCCATCCGTAACGGGATATACGCGTGTGTGGACAAATATAGGTAAGACTTCTAATAAGGGGATTGACTTGACATTGAACTCGGTAAATATCGAAACCAAAGATTTTTCATGGTCTACAAACTTGAATTTTTCGGCTAATAAAGATAAAATAGTAGAGTTGGCAAATGGAAAAGAAGACATTCTTGCTAACAACTGGTTTATCGGACAACGTTTAGGTGTTTTTTATGACTATGAGAAAGATCGGATCTGGCAAAATACGCCTGAAGATTTAGCTGAAATGGAGAAATTCAATGCAAACGGGCATGCTTTCAAACCCGGTAGTATAAAGGTTGTAGATCAGAATGGCGATTACAAGATTGATGCCAATAACGACCGTAAGATTGTAGGACAAAAAAATCCGAGCTGGACAGCAGGTCTTGTAAATACTTTTACATATAAAAACTGGGA encodes:
- a CDS encoding two-component regulator propeller domain-containing protein, with protein sequence MNNIITICISMLFFAITHLVTAKNSELHFSQITTKDGLSQNTVRDILQDNKGFIWAGTLDGLNRYDGYQIVTYKPQIGNPKSLIDHRIKNLFEDRNGYLWIKTYKNVFCCYDPVTESFIDYQQNIQEKNSQYYTYYYEANNGDIWLWGNTNGCLRIRKTKQGFTSKSFLTDIPSDNKRNGRFLFEDSKGSIWYGGESGLYKISEDKAESFFNKNTVYHTTKAVESNGKIYFSTEQVGVLIYDIKRKVFEANTSMQASPILTDMAKTKIDQLLVVTKSSGIQFFNTRNSEYTTPGWAKDSDLKGNIQLIIDKEQNIWIFNHTGYIWYYNIQNSEVKKLQLIPQNIINIIDEERYNVFIDSKDIIWITTYGNGLFSYDPKSEYLQNYKYKLGENSLSSDYLLSITEDKFGNLWLGSEYAGIIKAIKPNYDIQYIRPENKISIGKNNSVKTIYEDSNNNIWVGTKNGSLYVYDHQIKTIKHVYEDLNPYTITEDKKAGMWVGTKGNGLYLFDTKTFKQIAHYKNDPSNPNSLSNNSIFSLLLDNKNRLWVGSFGGGINLLKEDKSTSSFIQLFNQEGNRRYIRTIYQDSKGLIWVGTSDGIIKFKPENIIANPLDFIAYKLNLQKENTLSSNDVKTIYEDEDGQIWIGTAGGGLNKYLGDINGEGMFEFFTTTNGLSGDIVSGILEDENHQLWISSENGISKFDKKYNSFTNFHFSENTYGNHFNENANLKCLNGNMFWGSLDGLLIFNPKSFVAEKNTPPVTFTNFFLYDQKAEVGNSNSPLKKSISFSDKINLSYKQNTFTIQFASLTLRSPEKNLYSYMLENYDKKWSTPKHDNSATYKNLPAGKYIFKVRGANSDGVWSDKITQIEVEVTPPFWKSTYAYILYSLLLIVALYFAFRLIYKFGKLNNAVQVEKQLTNHKLRFFTNISHEFRTPLTLIQGAMENMNDQTNIPDNIRKQLAILGRNSNILSRLIDQLLEFRKLQNNVLTLDLEEIDLIEFIQEIYSGFQEIAERKNITYTLNTQSESLRMYIDRRKVDKIIYNLLSNAFKFTAKDGVVEISITVNQKNETCTISVKDNGIGIDKDKQHLLFSRFMQINFSSSGTGIGLSLVKEFVEAHKGKIWYENNTNGGSIFNVEFSTSKEVYKGENFITLSIPDIINEEINRNQTVTEQISPVLPEISESTLSNYKMLIIDDNDDIRDFLIDEFSRYFMVDSAENGKQGLQKAIETNPDLIICDVMMPEMDGFEVTRQLKHEFQTCHIPIILLTAHSSIEHQLEGIESGADAYIMKPFSIKYLTTRVFKLIEQREQLKKRFSNEYVLDGNLITATDKDKEFFEMIDRILEQNIANSEFSVDRFAELSKLRRTIFYKKVKGITGFSPNELIKIKRLKKAAEMLLTGEFTVSEISYKVGFEDPFYFSKCFKAQYNCSPSKYGQLKEEPKSVED
- a CDS encoding DUF4982 domain-containing protein, producing the protein MKQYVRTFPKILSVILFILSAISSSAMPTLKGNQRVKYNFNSQWLLKTGDVEGGQKVDINDASWSKITLPRAFNEDDAFKLPIEDHTTGIVWYRKHFKLPAKDKGKKIFLEFEGIRFAGEFYLNGKQISIHENGVMAFGFDITDDVFFGNKENVLAVRIDNSWKYAERATGTTYQWNNINFNANYGGIPKNVFLHVTDKVYQTLPLYSNLKTTGTYIYAREINISKKNAQVFAESEVRNEYSVDKAVSFEMQIEDMNGHVIKKIKSSSIDLKAGETKTIGVNSLVDNLEFWSWGYGYLYNVYTTLYVDNIPVDVVKTRTGFRKTAFRNGMVELNDRVLQMKGYAQRTSNEWPAVGMSVPAWLSDFSNRLIVEGNGNLVRWMHVTPWKQDVESCDRVGLIQAMPAGDAEKDVTGRQWKQRVELMRDAIIYNRNNPSILFYESGNESISEEHMAGMKAVRDRYDPYGGRAIGSREMLDSKIAEYGGEMLYINKSAHIPMWATEYCRDEALRKYWDEFTPPYHKNGDGPLHKGQDASAYNHNQDSFAKETVARWYDYFRVRPGRGKRVSSGGTNIIFSDSNTHYRGAENYRRSGEVDAMRIPKDAFYAHRVMWDGWVDVENHRTHIVGHWNYTPQTVKDVFVVSSGDQVELFINGQSQGMGERSYQFLFTFKNIQWQAGKIEAISYDNNKTILSRSEIKTAGDPVALKMKVMHAPDGFKADGADLALIEVETIDKDGNRCPTSEVLASFSLSGAAEWRGGIAQGKDNYILSKELPLEAGVNRVLVRSTNTSGKITLTASAKGLKPATVSFESIPFKQKDGLAEYISGEYQPSNLERGKTPVGASFKPSRQSIDIVAATAGSNEDKAKLSYDDNELSEWTNDGNIRTGWIKYELERDATISEIELKLTGWRMRSYPIIITVDDVEVYRGDTEKSLGYISIPIKPTRGRFVKIQLMGQSSDEDAFGGIVEVTGTKELDLYKDPKALDAKGQLRIVEAEIYEAL
- a CDS encoding TonB-dependent receptor, which gives rise to MRNKLKTNQCLVFKTRYMFLTMIFLLLSVVSYAQQKTIKGSVYDENNEPIIGASVSVKGTSVGTITDLDGLFSIQANASDVLDVAYIGYIKQSIPVSGQSQIKVILKEDAKLLDEVVVVGYGIMKKSDVTGAMVNVSSEDIRKLPVANALQAMQGRAAGVDITSNERPGELGKILIRGSRSLNASNSPLYVVDGIPLASGGIEALNPLDIESIDVLKDASATAVFGSKGANGVVLVTTKRGKSGKMTLDYSGIVTFENMYDRTTMMNSPQYVEFRRDAFRRAAKNTYPETPTIEADKAIFGQDPIAWANIEKGWANGTYHGSLIPTTDWTDMVLRTGLTHEHTLSASGGTDKMRTHTSFGYLNQEGTQKGQDFERYNVKISTDVNPTKWFSLGASITGTWSVQNYGYSTSNATGPGNLYFAAQAMLPYAVPFDENGNRINMPGGDVNILNPIGDDKYVINERTTLRTLGSFYAEIKFMEGLRYRINFGPDFYNFRNGRFMDERSSNRGAGEPGSTNYAQLNKTQRLSWTLDNLIYYDKTFNKEHNLGITLLQSSSKFHEETSTMTASNLPWNSQLWNQLNSVSALDAFGSGLVETQLLSYMARANYSFNSKYMLTASARWDGASQLAEGNKWDFFPSAAIGWRLDEEQFLKNQTWINQMKLRLGVGSTGNSAISAYQTKGGIETLYYTWGALVAPGYVQSDPSMKDPIVMPDKNLGWERTTQWNLGLDFSFFNNRLTGNLDLYTSTTSDLLMQRDIPSVTGYTRVWTNIGKTSNKGIDLTLNSVNIETKDFSWSTNLNFSANKDKIVELANGKEDILANNWFIGQRLGVFYDYEKDRIWQNTPEDLAEMEKFNANGHAFKPGSIKVVDQNGDYKIDANNDRKIVGQKNPSWTAGLVNTFTYKNWELSFFIFSRWNFMMETGAESLQGRFAQRLLDYWTPTNPTNDYPAPNYDRASGDEFKSSMNYQDGSFIKLRNISLGYLFPKQTLSNLGVTNLKLFAQFRNPGLLYSKIDWIDPDLGGSTFNRGIIFGVNIGF